One window of the Macaca thibetana thibetana isolate TM-01 chromosome 1, ASM2454274v1, whole genome shotgun sequence genome contains the following:
- the ANKRD35 gene encoding ankyrin repeat domain-containing protein 35 codes for MKRIFSCSSSQVAVERWNRRDQKLLEAVQRGDVGRVAALASRKSARPTKLDSNGQSPFHLAASKGLTECLTLLLANGADINSKNEDGSTALHLATISCQPQCVKVLLQHGANEDAVDAENRSPLHWAASSGCASSVLLLCDHEAFLDVLDNDGRTPLMIASLGGHTAICSQLLQRGARVNVTDKNDKSALILACEKGSAEVAELLLSHGADAGAVDSTGHDALHYALHTQDKSLWRLLQQALNRRQRGGQRLVQHPDLASQASPSEPQAGSPPKSPWRAEPEEEQEEEEDEDPCSEEWRWKYEEEQRKVVQLEQELVQKTEECKTQAAACLRLENQIREQVQELGLLLSWEPRASGRQGSSLRPGGDGMEQGCPMDLLAERIQELKKQQQAAATVNPVLALKKAEDSAPGEIQYEVHGRCQQEEQGPPQSPESETIRKTTGQQLTTSGTQTFGHDHADQLPAGQKESSQVLGVEPGGTVAEPVGPAAMNQLLLQLREELAAVWREKDAARGALSRPVMEGALGTPRAEAAAAAWEKMEARLECVLARLERAKAGLQVKPEVPSQESREGALKAAPGSIKEDEGKEKRVPGARGEPLGAPGGEKALGGLAKGQLEKEVSALRLSNSNLVEELGELGRERQRLQRELQSLSQRLQREFVPKPEAQVQLQQLRQSVGLLTDELAVEKEATEKLRKLLAAQSSGLRGLWDCLPPDLVGKRSAQSKAAEPLEELRACITTLVDRHREAQQVLARLQEENRQLRGSLSPCREPGTSLKAPASPQVAALEQDLGKLEEELRAVQATMSGKSQEIGKLKQLLYQATEEVAELRAREAASLRQHEKTRGSLVAQAQAWGQELKALLEKYNTACREMGRLREAVAEERRRSGDLAAKAAEQERQASEMRGRSEQFEKTAELLKEKMEHLIGACRDKEAKIKELLKKLEQLSEEVLAIRGENARLALQLQDSQKNNEEIISTYRNHLLNAARGYMEHEVYNILLRILSMQEE; via the exons ATGAAGCGTATCTTCTCCTGCTCCAGCTCACAGGTGGCG GTGGAGAGATGGAACCGCCGTGATCAGAAGCTGCTGGAGGCAGTGCAGCGGGGAGATGTGGGACGCGTGGCTGCCCTGGCCTCCAGGAAATCTGCCCGACCCACCAAGCTAGACTCAAACGGCCAGTCCCC GTTTCATCTGGCAGCCTCCAAAGGACTGACAGAATGTCTGACTCTACTGCTTGCAAATGGGGCTGACATCAACAGCAAGAATGAGGACG GAAGCACTGCCCTGCACTTGGCCACCATCTCCTGCCAGCCACAGTGTGTTAAGGTCCTGCTTCAG CATGGTGCTAACGAAGATGCTGTGGATGCAGAAAACCGTAGTCCATTGCACTGGGCAG cctcctctggCTGTGCCTCAAGTGTACTCCTGCTGTGTGACCACGAAGCCTTCCTGGACGTGTTGGATAAT GATGGACGTACACCCCTGATGATCGCGTCACTGGGTGGGCACACAGCTATCTGCTCACAGCTGCTGCAGAGAGGCGCCCGAGTTAATGTTACAGACAAGAATGACAA ATCGGCTTTGATCCTGGCCTGTGAGAAAGGCAGTGCCGAGGTGGCTGAACTGCTCCTGAGCCACGGAGCAGACGCGGGGGCTGTGGACAGCACAGGGCACGATGCTCTGCACTATGCTCTGCACACGCAAGACAAGTCACTGTGGAGGCTGCTACAGCAGGCCCTGAACCGGCGGCAGCGGGGCG GTCAGAGGCTAGTCCAGCACCCAGATCTTGCATCCCAG GCCTCTCCATCTGAGCCCCAAGCAGGTTCTCCACCTAAGAGCCCATGGAGAGCAGAGCCTGAagaggagcaagaggaagaggaggacgaAGACCCGTGCTCGGAGGAGTGGAGGTGGAAGTATGAAGAGGAGCAGAGGAAAGTTGTTCAGTTGGAGCAGGAGCTGGTGCAAAAGACAGAAGAGTGTAAGACTCAAGCTGCAGCCTGTCTGAGACTTGAGAACCAGATTCgagagcaggtgcaggagctAGGGCTCCTCCTATCCTGGGAGCCCAGAGCTTCAGGAAGGCAAGGCTCTAGTCTCCGGCCTGGAGGGGATGGCATGGAGCAGGGTTGTCCTATGGACCTGCTGGCTGAGCGTATACAAGAGctaaagaagcagcagcaggcagCAGCCACAGTAAATCCAGTATTAGCTCTGAAGAAGGCTGAGGACTCAGCCCCAGGAGAGATCCAGTATGAAGTCCATGGAAGGTGCCAACAAGAAGAACAGGGGCCACCCCAGAGCCCAGAGTCTGAGACCATCAGGAAAACCACAGGACAGCAACTGACTACCAGTGGTACACAGACCTTTGGCCATGATCATGCTGACCAGCTGCCTGCTGGCCAGAAGGAGAGTTCCCAGGTTCTAGGAGTTGAACCAGGAGGCACAGTGGCTGAACCAGTGGGCCCAGCAGCCATGAACCAGCTTCTGCTACAACTAAGGGAGGAGCTTGCTGCAGTGTGGCGAGAAAAGGATGCTGCCCGGGGGGCTTTGTCAAGACCAGTCATGGAGGGAGCCCTGGGGACTCCCCGTGCTGAGGCAGCAGCAGCTGCCTGGGAGAAGATGGAGGCCCGACTGGAGTGCGTGCTGGCAAGGCTGGAACGGGCAAAGGCAGGATTACAGGTGAAACCTGAGGTTCCTTCCCAGGAGTCCAGAGAGGGAGCCCTAAAGGCAGCCCCAGGGAGCATCAAAGAGgatgaagggaaggagaaaagggttCCTGGGGCTCGCGGAGAGCCTCTAGGCGCCCCTGGAGGGGAAAAGGCCCTAGGAGGCCTGGCAAAGGGACAGCTGGAGAAGGAGGTGTCAGCACTGAGACTGAGCAACAGTAACTTGGTGGAGGAGTTAGGGGAGTTGGGGCGGgagcggcagaggttgcagagggaGCTGCAGTCCCTGAGCCAGCGGCTGCAGCGGGAATTTGTGCCCAAGCCAGAGGCGCAGGTCCAGCTACAGCAGTTGCGGCAGAGTGTGGGGCTGCTGACAGATGAACTGGCGGTGGAGAAGGAGGCCACAGAGAAGCTGCGGAAGCTCCTGGCCGCCCAGAGCAGCGGTCTCCGAGGGCTGTGGGACTGCCTGCCCCCAGACCTAGTGGGCAAGAGGAGTGCACAAAGCAAAGCAGCGGAGCCCCTGGAGGAGCTGCGGGCCTGCATCACCACCCTGGTAGATCGGCACCGGGAGGCCCAGCAGGTGCTGGCTCGGTTGCAAGAAGAAAACCGGCAGTTGCGGGGGTCCTTGTCCCCATGTCGGGAGCCAGGCACCTCCTTAAAGGCCCCAGCATCCCCCCAAGTGGCCGCTCTGGAGCAAGACTTGGGGAAGCTGGAGGAAGAGCTGCGGGCAGTTCAGGCCACGATGAGCGGGAAGAGCCAGGAGATCGGAAAGCTGAAGCAGCTGCTCTACCAAGCCACAGAGGAAGTGGCTGAGCTAAGGGCCCGGGAGGCAGCCAGCCTACGGCAACACGAGAAAACTCGGGGTTCGCTggtggcccaggcccaggcttGGGGCCAGGAGCTAAAGGCTCTGCTGGAAAAGTATAACACGGCCTGCCGGGAAATGGGTCGGCTGCGGGAGGCGGTGGCCGAGGAGCGCCGCCGGAGCGGGGACCTGGCCGCTAAGGCAGCCGAACAAGAGCGCCAGGCCAGCGAGATGCGGGGGCGCTCCGAGCagtttgagaaaacagcagagctGCTGAAAGAGAAGATGGAACATCTCATTGGGGCTTGCCGAGacaaggaggccaag ATCAAGGAGTTGTTGAAGAAGCTGGAGCAGCTTTCAGAAGAGGTTTTAGCAATTCGGGGAGAAAATGCTCGCCTTGCCCTGCAGCTGCAG GATTCCCAAAAGAACAATGAAGAGATCATCTCCACCTACAGGAATCATCTACTGAATGCTGCTCGG